CCCCCGAGACATAAACCCGGTATCGGGGCGAACCTACAAACTGATGCTTTACCTGGACCCGCGGATTTCTCTGCGGATTCTTCGTGTTCCACAGGTTCACCGAATGGTTCTTCCAACGGATTGGGGCGGCGATCCTAATAGCAATCCTGGTTCCTCTCATGTATGACCAATACTCTGCATTGGTGGCGTCTTGATCACTTCCATTTCCGAGACCAATAATTGCAGCAATCATTCCAGCAATAGCGGTAGGCGGCGGAAATGCAAAGGAAACTGCAGAAGTCGTCGTATAGGGCTTGCGGAACATAGCCACCGGCCCTGTGACTTCAAAGACCGTTGCCACCGGCTTCACCTCTTTTCGACGGCCAACCGATTACCAAGTTGGCTCAACCGTTCTAATCCAAGCAGTTTTAAATCTTTGGAGTGGACGATATCCACTAATTTTATAGCTTCGTCATGGTAAAGAATCGCGTCACTTAGCTCTGAAACATCAAGCTGTATATTCGCCAAGGATCTTAGGGCCAACTGTTCTTCTTCGGAAAGACATCGTCCTTCATCGTCGACTAACTTCACTCTATCATCCAGGGAACCGGTAATACCGTTAAAACCTTCGTTATACACAACCTGGAGGATTAACTGTGGTTCATGCCCTACCTTACTCCTTGTAATAAGGTTAACGGTGCCATCCCACATCCCATCAATAAGCAGATCCAAGTCCGCATCGGTGGCCCCGGTTACCTGGGAAGGGTATTGATTAGCTATGGCATAGGCCGCAATAACCGCAAAGGGAACAATGTATTCGTTACGGAAAGAACGCTGCTCACTACCTTCTCGTGAGACAAAAGCCGCTGTACCCTGAACTAACTCCACACGAGATCGATTTAGCGATCTGCCCCATTTAAACTGCACCGGCCCAGTCCAGGAAAAGCTTTCGCTACCTAATGCAAAAGTCGCCCCGAACAATCTTGCATCGATGCACTGCGAGAGTACTTCCTCCCCAGTCTGCCCATTGGTTTTCTTCTTTAGCTCCTCAAAACGAGTTTTTAGAGTCTTTGGTTCACCATCCACAAAAACGTTGAGCCCATCCCTGACCCACTGATCCCTAATCGTGCGTTTAATCCTGACATCAGAAACAAGTAATTGTCCGGCATCCTCATCATAGCGAGGGTGATTTGCATTTAGAGGATCACCATTGGGGTTAGCATCTTTTACGGTATAGACGAACAATAATTCTCTTCTGTTTTCGAAAGACATTTCGATTAACCTCCTTATTCATCGTCCTCATTGACTTCATTGGTATCCATCGCTACTTGTTCTTCGGCGACATCAATTTCGAATATTGCTGCGTAATATGGCCATGGATTCAAAAATGCAACCGAAAAAGCAAAGTTTCCATCAACACCTAACTCAGGAATCCCGCTTTTAAGCATCAAAGAACC
This Limnochordia bacterium DNA region includes the following protein-coding sequences:
- the cas7b gene encoding type I-B CRISPR-associated protein Cas7/Csh2; translated protein: MSFENRRELLFVYTVKDANPNGDPLNANHPRYDEDAGQLLVSDVRIKRTIRDQWVRDGLNVFVDGEPKTLKTRFEELKKKTNGQTGEEVLSQCIDARLFGATFALGSESFSWTGPVQFKWGRSLNRSRVELVQGTAAFVSREGSEQRSFRNEYIVPFAVIAAYAIANQYPSQVTGATDADLDLLIDGMWDGTVNLITRSKVGHEPQLILQVVYNEGFNGITGSLDDRVKLVDDEGRCLSEEEQLALRSLANIQLDVSELSDAILYHDEAIKLVDIVHSKDLKLLGLERLSQLGNRLAVEKR